From the genome of Triticum aestivum cultivar Chinese Spring chromosome 3B, IWGSC CS RefSeq v2.1, whole genome shotgun sequence, one region includes:
- the LOC123070351 gene encoding probable auxin efflux carrier component 8 — protein MISWVAIYHVLEATTPLYVAMILAYLSIKWWKLFTPEQCSGINKFVANFSIPLLSFQVISTNNPYDMNLKLIFADILQKSIALLGFAAISRACCVEKFDWLITGFSLSTLPNTLIVGIPLLKGMYGDEAVKLISQIVVLQSLIWYTLLLFLLEFRAAKGIAAAPSSEIVDEEEAGTLGATQQTYQEGQSKGVSARCSRAFRFLLVIGMKLVMNPNIYACLIGLIWALISFRWQIQLPLIVSNSIRILSDGGLGMAMFSLGLFTALQTKIIACGTKKMLLSLGFRFFLGPALMMVSSYAVGMRGILLKVAIVQAALPQGVVPFVFAKEYNVHADILSTAIIVGMMVAVPAALAYYFVI, from the exons ATGATCTCTTGGGTAGCCATCTACCATGTTCTTGAAGCGACAACACCATTGTATGTAGCCATGATACTAGCCTACCTATCCATAAAATGGTGGAAGTTGTTCACTCCAGAGCAGTGCTCTGGGATCAACAAGTTCGTGGCCAACTTCTCCATCCCTCTTCTCTCTTTCCAGGTCATCTCCACAAACAATCCTTACGACATGAACCTCAAGCTCATATTCGCAGACATCCTACAGAAGTCGATCGCCTTGCTGGGGTTTGCAGCCATATCTAGAGCATGTTGTGTGGAGAAGTTTGATTGGCTCATTACAGGTTTCTCTTTGTCGACACTGCCCAATACGCTGATTGTCGGTATCCCATTGCTGAAAGGAATGTATGGTGATGAAGCTGTCAAGCTGATAAGTCAGATAGTTGTCCTACAGAGCCTAATTTGGTACACACTTCTTCTCTTTCTGCTTGAATTCCGAGCCGCCAAAGGAATAGCTGCCGCACCATCATCTGAAATTGTAG ATGAGGAAGAAGCAGGTACTCTAGGAGCTACACAACAGACATACCAAGAGGGCCAGTCAAAAGGTGTATCAGCAAGATGTTCTAGGGCCTTCCGCTTTTTGTTGGTGATTGGGATGAAGTTAGTGATGAATCCGAACATTTACGCATGCCTGATCGGTCTAATTTGGGCACTGATTAGCTTCAG GTGGCAAATACAGTTACCCTTGATCGTCAGTAACTCCATAAGGATACTCTCAGATGGAGGGCTGGGAATGGCAATGTTCAGCCTAG GTCTTTTCACAGCTCTACAAACAAAAATTATAGCCTGTGGAACTAAGAAGATGCTACTGTCACTAGGCTTCAGGTTCTTTCTAGGACCAGCCCTGATGATGGTCTCTTCCTATGCTGTTGGGATGCGTGGAATCTTGCTCAAAGTGGCCATTGTGCAG GCAGCATTACCTCAAGGAGTAGTGCCATTTGTATTTGCGAAGGAGTATAATGTGCATGCAGATATTCTAAGCACTGC GATAATTGTTGGTATGATGGTTGCAGTTCCTGCCGCCCTAGCTTACTACTTTGTTATCTAA